Genomic segment of Nocardiopsis mwathae:
TTCCTCCGTCTCCGGCATGCTGCGCAAGCTCGGCGAACTCGGTCTGGTAGACCACCGGCGCTACGGCCACGTCCGCCTCACCGACACCGGCACCAAGGCCGCGCTGGCCGTGCTGCGGCGGCACCGCCTCCTGGAGACCTATCTGGTCGAGGCGCTCGGCTACTCATGGGACGAGGTGCACGACGAGGCCGAGGAGCTGGAGCACGCCGTCTCCGACAAGTTCGTCGACCGGATCGCCGAGCACCTGGGCGACCCCCTGGTGGACCCGCACGGCGACCCCATTCCCACGCGCGACGGCAGGATCGTGGAACGGGACACCCATCTTCTGTCGGAGGCCGGTGCCGGCACCACCGGGGTGATCGTCCGCGTCAACGACACCGACCCCGATCTGCTGCGCTACCTCGCCGACCAGCGCATCGGCATCGGCATGCGCATCGAGGTGGTCGAGCGCCAGCCCTTCGGCGGCTCACTGCTGATCCGCATCGGAGCGCCCGGCGAGCAGCGGGACCAGGCGCTGGGACTGGTCGCGGCCGAGGCGCTGTGGATCGCGCCGACCCCGCAGGAGGCCACGGACGGCTGAGCACCGCGTCGCGCACCGGGGAAGAGAGGGGCGATGCGGCGGGGAGGGAGTGGGCGTCTCAGGCGTCGTTCTCCGCCTGGGCCCGCTTCGCCCGGCGTTCCTTCTCCTCCGCCTTGCGCGCGGCCTTCTCGGCTTTGCGCTCCTCCTTGGCGGCCCGCGCGCGCTCCTCCTTCACCGTCTTGGCGTAGCGGTCGACGTACTCCTGGCCCGACAGCCGCATGAGCGCGTACATGATCTCGTCGGTGATCGAGCGCAGTACGAGGTGGTCGTCCTCCATCCCGTAGTACCGGGAGAAGTCGAGGGGTTCGCCGAACCGTACGCGGGGCCGGACGCCGAGACGGGGGATGGTGGTTCCGGGCGGCATGATCTTCTCGGCGTTGATCATCGCCATGGGGACCACGGGGACCTTGGCTTTGAGGATGAGCCGGGCGACGCCTGTCTTACCGCGGTAGAGCTTGCC
This window contains:
- a CDS encoding metal-dependent transcriptional regulator, giving the protein MGNASDRPSTSVEDYVKVIYDLQERGSGPVTISGMAERLSVSNSSVSGMLRKLGELGLVDHRRYGHVRLTDTGTKAALAVLRRHRLLETYLVEALGYSWDEVHDEAEELEHAVSDKFVDRIAEHLGDPLVDPHGDPIPTRDGRIVERDTHLLSEAGAGTTGVIVRVNDTDPDLLRYLADQRIGIGMRIEVVERQPFGGSLLIRIGAPGEQRDQALGLVAAEALWIAPTPQEATDG
- a CDS encoding 1-acyl-sn-glycerol-3-phosphate acyltransferase; this translates as MIYWLLKLVLGPILAVLWQPRAEGVEHVPLHGPAIMVGNHLSVADHFFGPLPVPRKINFIAKSDYFTGSGAKGAIARLFFRGAGAIPIDRAGGKASEAALRAGLKVLERGELLGIYPEGTRSPDGKLYRGKTGVARLILKAKVPVVPMAMINAEKIMPPGTTIPRLGVRPRVRFGEPLDFSRYYGMEDDHLVLRSITDEIMYALMRLSGQEYVDRYAKTVKEERARAAKEERKAEKAARKAEEKERRAKRAQAENDA